A single Candidatus Omnitrophota bacterium DNA region contains:
- a CDS encoding fused MFS/spermidine synthase, which produces MPQKQRKSDPMIAILSLIFFLSGLSALIYQVVWQRFLTLYYGVGSVSIVLIVGIYMFGLGVGALIGGRIADRFPRLIILYCLIEFLIGLFGAVSLPLLDVIGRKTAGCDYTVAVFYIFLFLSLPTLLMGTTLPILTKIFNHRVKNFLETVSFLYFINTLGAALGTIFATYILISLWGLDKAVYCAAAVNFVLAALIFYVNTLRAREGERDSAGPQEPLTGSPLSPMLAYVLVFVTGFLAIGYEVLWFRVIEILVKASPYAFSSVLSVYLLGIAAGSLWIRRFMARKRLEDPRSLFFFFQLMIGVSVAVIFIAYYHLTKKTSFGALTFLSFNHELHPNPFLFLLPPAPFPAQLLRIFLVFDVFIWPLFFVFVPTFFMGASFPLVSYLTLANRREEGKTIGTIYFFTVLGNIMGSLVTGFLLLTYCGTEITVLAFSTVGILLGMFVVRLGRWKVNMAAKVIFLSALLALNVMWAPGKGALYRMIHWPSSPIQVVDVYFEEGLEGTDFIYTSPGGGMTNFINGLAHGGRPGHHFFHKTLEAVSFAPRAEHVCVIGLGTASTVEALIKLDEVKSVTVLEINKTLVKNLEKIPEIRAIMSDPRVRLVVDDGRRFLLRDKTKYDLILMDPLRATTAYSNNLYSRQFFRLAQDRLTEGGILMIWIDEHTVTPMTAMSVFSHYRLYKSFVLFSDQVMVLNDRRFLKFLGQFTPEEREAIRATVYQGRAHNDGRFIGAGQGILRTKGPLINQDWRPIAEYYLGHYWKRIWTSGPIKLTPQE; this is translated from the coding sequence ATGCCCCAGAAGCAAAGAAAATCTGATCCCATGATCGCGATTCTATCGCTGATCTTTTTTCTCTCCGGACTCTCGGCGCTGATTTATCAGGTCGTCTGGCAAAGATTCCTGACGCTGTATTACGGCGTGGGGTCTGTTTCGATTGTTTTGATTGTGGGCATTTACATGTTCGGCCTGGGAGTGGGAGCGCTGATAGGAGGGAGAATCGCCGACCGGTTTCCCCGTCTCATCATCTTGTATTGCCTGATTGAGTTCCTGATCGGCCTGTTCGGGGCTGTGAGCCTGCCGTTGCTCGACGTGATCGGGCGAAAGACCGCTGGCTGCGATTACACGGTGGCCGTTTTTTACATTTTTCTGTTTTTGTCCCTGCCAACCCTGTTAATGGGGACCACCCTCCCGATCCTGACGAAAATTTTTAACCACAGGGTCAAAAATTTCCTGGAGACCGTCAGTTTCCTCTACTTCATCAATACCCTGGGAGCTGCGCTGGGAACAATTTTTGCCACCTATATTTTGATCTCACTTTGGGGACTGGACAAGGCCGTTTACTGCGCGGCCGCCGTCAATTTCGTGTTGGCTGCCCTGATTTTTTATGTCAATACTTTGAGGGCGCGTGAAGGGGAGCGGGATTCCGCAGGCCCCCAGGAGCCGTTGACGGGGTCCCCGTTGTCTCCCATGCTGGCTTACGTGCTGGTGTTTGTGACGGGGTTTTTGGCCATCGGGTATGAAGTGCTCTGGTTTCGCGTGATTGAAATCCTGGTCAAGGCCTCGCCGTATGCCTTTTCAAGCGTCTTGTCCGTTTATCTCCTGGGCATTGCGGCCGGCAGTCTCTGGATCCGCCGGTTCATGGCCCGCAAGAGACTGGAGGACCCCCGCAGCCTGTTTTTTTTCTTTCAACTCATGATCGGCGTGAGCGTGGCGGTGATTTTCATCGCCTACTACCATTTGACGAAAAAAACTTCTTTCGGGGCGTTGACATTTTTATCTTTTAATCATGAGCTGCACCCGAACCCTTTTTTGTTCCTGCTGCCCCCGGCCCCGTTTCCCGCTCAATTGCTTCGAATCTTTCTGGTATTTGACGTTTTTATCTGGCCGCTGTTTTTCGTCTTTGTCCCGACATTTTTTATGGGGGCGAGCTTCCCGCTGGTTTCCTACCTGACCCTGGCCAACCGGCGGGAGGAGGGAAAGACCATCGGAACGATCTATTTTTTTACGGTGCTCGGCAATATCATGGGCAGTCTTGTGACCGGCTTTCTCCTGCTCACGTATTGCGGCACGGAGATCACGGTGCTGGCCTTTTCCACGGTGGGAATTCTTTTGGGGATGTTCGTTGTCCGACTTGGGCGGTGGAAGGTCAACATGGCCGCGAAAGTGATTTTTCTTTCCGCTCTCCTGGCGTTGAACGTGATGTGGGCCCCCGGGAAGGGGGCGTTGTATCGTATGATTCATTGGCCGTCCAGCCCGATCCAGGTTGTCGACGTCTATTTTGAGGAAGGCCTGGAAGGGACGGATTTTATCTATACGTCTCCGGGCGGCGGCATGACGAATTTTATCAACGGCCTCGCGCACGGCGGCCGGCCCGGGCATCATTTTTTTCATAAGACCCTGGAGGCGGTCAGTTTCGCCCCCCGGGCCGAGCATGTCTGCGTCATCGGGCTGGGAACCGCCTCGACCGTGGAAGCCCTGATCAAGCTGGACGAGGTCAAGAGCGTCACGGTCCTTGAGATTAATAAGACCCTTGTGAAAAATCTTGAAAAGATCCCGGAGATCCGAGCCATCATGAGCGACCCGCGGGTCCGTCTCGTCGTTGACGACGGCCGGCGTTTCCTTTTGCGGGACAAGACGAAATATGATCTGATTCTGATGGACCCGTTGCGCGCCACGACCGCGTACAGCAACAACCTCTATTCGCGTCAGTTTTTCCGTCTCGCGCAAGACCGTCTGACGGAGGGCGGCATTCTGATGATCTGGATCGATGAGCACACGGTGACGCCGATGACCGCCATGTCGGTCTTCAGCCATTATCGGCTTTACAAGAGCTTTGTCTTGTTTTCAGACCAGGTGATGGTTCTCAATGACCGCCGTTTTCTTAAGTTTCTCGGTCAGTTTACCCCCGAGGAGAGGGAAGCGATCCGGGCCACGGTGTATCAGGGGCGGGCGCACAATGACGGCCGTTTCATCGGGGCAGGACAGGGGATTCTCCGGACAAAGGGCCCATTGATCAACCAGGATTGGCGCCCCATCGCGGAGTATTATCTTGGACATTATTGGAAACGGATCTGGACTTCCGGTCCGATCAAGCTCACTCCTCAAGAGTAG
- a CDS encoding DegT/DnrJ/EryC1/StrS family aminotransferase, which yields MSRALPEQSFRLLPHMVPHVRISPFLPDRWEDYASLALKAGQGGRALAPDRWLNDAGSLEFFDSGRSAIWACLVNEGLRPDDEVLIVKTFPGPYISSCVTNTIRRVCRWSQKFSSRTRLILVIHEFGFPCPEKYYAGYQKKGIPIVEDCAYGVGTRFSSGGVGRRGDYALYSLTKFFPVPFGGLLASRKRLPLSRIRPCGHFAGKRFMAGFIDAASRDLKSWSERRRAHWMFFARRLKTAGLRPYAVLRPGVVPGVFLAAVPKGFPGAACKARLVEAGVEATEYYGQGGFYFPVHQFLSGYEKEYILAQLFEALHKRR from the coding sequence ATGAGCCGAGCGTTGCCGGAACAGTCCTTCCGGCTGTTGCCGCACATGGTGCCGCATGTGAGGATTTCGCCTTTTCTGCCGGACCGTTGGGAGGATTACGCCTCCTTGGCCCTGAAGGCCGGGCAGGGAGGCCGGGCTCTGGCCCCGGACCGCTGGCTGAACGATGCTGGTTCCCTGGAATTTTTTGATAGCGGGCGTTCGGCGATTTGGGCATGCCTGGTCAATGAAGGCCTGAGGCCTGACGACGAGGTCCTGATTGTCAAAACCTTCCCGGGTCCGTATATCAGCAGCTGCGTCACCAATACCATCCGCCGGGTTTGCCGCTGGTCTCAGAAATTTTCGTCCAGGACCCGTCTGATCCTGGTCATTCACGAGTTCGGATTTCCCTGCCCGGAAAAATATTACGCGGGATATCAGAAGAAGGGGATCCCCATTGTTGAGGATTGCGCCTATGGTGTGGGGACGCGTTTTTCCAGCGGGGGTGTGGGCCGGCGCGGGGATTATGCGTTGTATAGCCTGACAAAATTTTTTCCTGTCCCTTTCGGCGGACTGCTGGCCAGCAGGAAAAGGCTTCCGTTGAGCCGGATCAGGCCGTGCGGGCATTTTGCCGGCAAGCGTTTCATGGCCGGGTTCATCGACGCCGCATCCCGGGATTTAAAATCGTGGAGCGAACGGCGGCGGGCCCATTGGATGTTTTTCGCCCGCAGATTAAAAACCGCGGGATTACGTCCCTACGCGGTTCTGCGGCCAGGGGTCGTTCCCGGCGTTTTTTTGGCGGCGGTGCCGAAAGGATTCCCGGGGGCGGCCTGCAAGGCCCGGCTTGTGGAGGCAGGCGTGGAAGCCACGGAATATTACGGCCAGGGGGGATTTTATTTTCCTGTTCATCAGTTCCTTTCAGGGTATGAGAAAGAATACATTCTCGCACAACTTTTTGAAGCATTGCATAAGAGGCGTTGA
- a CDS encoding class I SAM-dependent methyltransferase: protein MSRSKISLKADKTSSWGEWFDRCARHYKDPRMKMAYYQDGKALPMRIMTNIYEDVWQKIRARKRDVLLDVGGGAGLCSRLFQRRVKKIVATDIAVGMLKDAVRLNPRGTFLACEASALPFDSGRFDRVVCYSVFHYLTDLTHVRKVLSEFMRVLKKDGLVFVGDVLYPPARPASPKRGYAARQQTPLPNKTWWPAALSHDLKKLKIAPAFFLEYCRRRGYHCRILRQDIHEKETASERYDVLITYGDVR, encoded by the coding sequence ATGAGCCGATCAAAAATATCTTTAAAGGCCGATAAAACCTCCTCCTGGGGCGAGTGGTTTGACCGTTGCGCCCGGCATTACAAAGATCCCCGCATGAAGATGGCGTATTACCAGGACGGCAAAGCCCTGCCGATGCGGATCATGACGAACATTTATGAGGACGTCTGGCAAAAGATCCGGGCGCGGAAACGGGATGTCTTGCTTGATGTCGGCGGCGGCGCAGGATTGTGCTCAAGGCTTTTTCAGCGCCGGGTCAAGAAAATCGTGGCCACGGACATTGCGGTCGGGATGCTGAAGGACGCAGTGCGTTTGAACCCCCGGGGAACTTTTCTCGCCTGCGAGGCCTCGGCCCTGCCGTTCGACTCCGGCAGGTTCGACCGGGTCGTCTGTTACAGCGTTTTTCATTATCTGACCGATTTGACGCATGTGCGCAAGGTTTTAAGCGAATTCATGCGGGTGCTCAAAAAAGACGGCCTGGTTTTTGTCGGGGATGTCCTGTATCCTCCGGCCCGGCCCGCGTCCCCAAAAAGAGGATATGCCGCCCGCCAGCAGACGCCGCTTCCCAATAAAACCTGGTGGCCAGCGGCGCTGTCCCATGACCTTAAAAAATTGAAAATCGCTCCGGCGTTTTTCCTGGAGTATTGCCGCAGGCGCGGGTACCACTGCCGCATCCTGAGACAGGATATCCATGAGAAGGAGACCGCCTCTGAGCGGTACGACGTGCTGATAACCTACGGAGATGTCCGATGA
- a CDS encoding GNAT family N-acetyltransferase, producing MTLIVKTLPFDQAVNRLELPDFNKNLFASSDWLAVLQKTYGLRIFLKYIERDGKPDAYIIYSVVKNFLEWKICVCSYCDYFDCRVNSRDDWRLFFQSLRDEYPQYRIAVRNLRDDVVRQSPDFKFLSKEWFHIVDVRDDLESVWKRTHDSFKSAVKQSQKMGVLVKPCGKGYLREFYRLHLQLRKNKYRLFPQPYRFFDNIWEQYMTKDNGVLLGAFDPQGQFIGGNVYLICDKTLYYKFNTSSLGALRFRPNNHMFWEGLRLAKERGLDYVDLGSSGLHQEGLVLFKNHAGANSMEIHHLGFAPPDYKYSRKIILSLLTRSFTQGWVPDCCTEWGSSLIYPYLA from the coding sequence ATGACGTTGATTGTAAAGACATTGCCATTTGACCAGGCCGTCAACCGCCTGGAACTGCCGGATTTCAACAAGAATCTTTTCGCGTCATCCGACTGGCTGGCTGTCCTTCAGAAAACGTACGGGCTGCGGATTTTTTTAAAATATATCGAGCGCGACGGGAAGCCCGACGCCTATATCATTTATTCCGTGGTCAAGAATTTTCTGGAATGGAAGATTTGCGTCTGTTCCTATTGCGATTATTTTGATTGCCGCGTGAATTCCCGGGATGACTGGCGGCTGTTTTTTCAGTCCCTCCGGGACGAGTACCCCCAGTACCGTATCGCCGTCCGTAACCTCCGTGATGACGTCGTCCGGCAAAGCCCGGATTTTAAGTTTTTGAGCAAGGAATGGTTTCACATCGTTGATGTCCGGGATGACCTTGAGTCCGTATGGAAGCGGACCCACGATTCTTTTAAGTCCGCCGTGAAACAATCCCAGAAAATGGGCGTGCTGGTCAAGCCCTGCGGCAAAGGATACTTGAGGGAATTCTATCGCCTGCATCTCCAACTGCGCAAAAACAAATACCGCCTTTTTCCCCAGCCGTACCGTTTTTTTGATAATATCTGGGAACAGTACATGACGAAAGACAACGGTGTCCTCCTCGGCGCGTTTGACCCGCAGGGACAGTTTATCGGGGGCAACGTTTATCTGATCTGCGACAAGACGTTGTATTATAAGTTCAATACTTCGAGCCTGGGGGCGCTCCGCTTTCGTCCCAACAACCATATGTTCTGGGAAGGTCTCCGGCTGGCCAAGGAACGCGGGCTTGATTATGTGGACTTGGGTTCCAGCGGCCTTCACCAGGAGGGCCTGGTGCTTTTTAAAAATCATGCGGGCGCGAATAGCATGGAGATTCACCATCTTGGTTTTGCCCCGCCGGATTACAAGTACAGCCGCAAAATTATTTTGAGCCTGCTGACCAGGTCTTTCACCCAGGGATGGGTTCCCGACTGTTGCACGGAGTGGGGAAGCAGTCTGATTTATCCTTATTTGGCATAG
- a CDS encoding glycosyltransferase family 39 protein: MNLFHEQDPQRRAAGIGVFLLISFGVILRFWKVWQADFLFYDEGFYLNHNRLVGEILKHHFPATFGDFFHALYAYLRVCLATGKALWFLLVDSRIFFGAVEFWAFSRVLSAVFGALTLAMLYRFSRRYFASSSIAWLSVAILAVLPSHVFYSRIGLQEACSTFLVLAGFYFYLFPRGFSGRTFLSAVILAGGFFSNYRMIILPFLVAFTEGYFSLVEKRWPDVRKYVWHTVAFFAVVILTGSFHGGENTRIISAWLFHQAQMAEGSTDILNILSYPYYLFRLEHGLFGLLFFSSIFFFARRDWVAVFPFALACVQMLIFSFASEKGARYVCVMMPFMAAASAYALESFVRMAGGRLLLKAGLIGVSLLMFGCLGYKSLLIAASGSDYRSSMQWILSRSPQAKVASTQHWVQNLYVPNPSHVKELPHQFEGLLRLREQGFQYIVVCPQSYISWTDKDERFNTQLIGYLDFLSSRVKPEVVLKHFDDVMLERFVFEHNANLRRSIAFLRVARRYGLGTLRVYSLPAAVDGMLRAAAHHHQEGR, translated from the coding sequence ATGAATTTATTCCATGAGCAGGACCCGCAGCGGCGCGCGGCCGGGATCGGCGTTTTTCTTCTGATCTCTTTTGGCGTGATCCTGCGGTTTTGGAAAGTCTGGCAGGCGGATTTTCTTTTTTATGATGAGGGTTTCTACCTGAATCATAACCGCTTGGTCGGAGAGATCCTCAAACACCATTTTCCAGCCACCTTCGGCGACTTTTTTCATGCGCTTTACGCCTACCTGCGGGTCTGCCTGGCGACGGGAAAAGCGCTCTGGTTTTTGTTGGTGGATTCCCGTATTTTCTTCGGCGCCGTGGAATTCTGGGCTTTTTCCCGTGTCCTGTCCGCCGTGTTCGGCGCGTTGACGCTGGCCATGCTTTACCGTTTCTCCCGTCGTTATTTCGCATCATCTTCCATCGCGTGGCTCAGTGTGGCGATCCTGGCGGTCTTGCCGAGCCATGTTTTTTATTCCCGGATCGGGTTGCAGGAGGCCTGCAGCACATTTTTGGTTCTGGCCGGTTTTTATTTCTATCTCTTCCCGCGGGGATTCTCGGGAAGGACTTTTTTGTCGGCTGTGATCCTGGCCGGCGGTTTTTTTTCAAATTACCGCATGATCATCCTTCCGTTCCTTGTGGCCTTCACCGAAGGGTATTTCAGCCTGGTCGAGAAGCGCTGGCCGGACGTTCGCAAATATGTCTGGCACACGGTGGCATTTTTCGCCGTTGTGATCCTTACGGGCAGTTTTCACGGCGGGGAGAACACGCGGATCATTTCCGCCTGGCTTTTTCACCAGGCCCAGATGGCCGAAGGTAGCACGGATATCTTAAACATCTTGTCCTATCCGTATTATCTCTTCCGGCTTGAGCATGGGCTTTTCGGGCTGTTATTCTTTTCCAGCATTTTCTTTTTTGCTCGCAGGGACTGGGTGGCGGTTTTCCCGTTCGCGCTGGCGTGCGTGCAGATGCTGATTTTTTCGTTCGCAAGCGAGAAGGGGGCCCGGTATGTCTGCGTAATGATGCCGTTCATGGCCGCCGCTTCCGCCTATGCGTTGGAATCTTTTGTCCGGATGGCAGGGGGTCGGCTCCTGCTCAAGGCCGGACTGATCGGCGTTTCTCTGCTGATGTTCGGGTGCCTCGGTTACAAATCCCTGCTGATCGCCGCGAGCGGCTCAGATTATCGCAGTTCAATGCAATGGATCCTGTCCCGCAGTCCTCAGGCCAAAGTCGCGTCCACCCAGCATTGGGTGCAAAACCTTTACGTGCCCAATCCCAGCCACGTGAAAGAGCTCCCTCACCAATTTGAGGGATTATTGCGATTGCGCGAGCAGGGGTTTCAGTATATAGTAGTGTGTCCCCAGTCGTATATTTCCTGGACGGACAAGGACGAGAGATTCAACACGCAGTTGATCGGATACCTGGATTTTCTTTCCTCCCGGGTCAAGCCGGAGGTCGTCCTGAAACATTTTGACGACGTGATGCTGGAGCGTTTCGTTTTCGAGCACAATGCGAATTTGAGGCGGTCAATCGCCTTTCTCCGCGTCGCCCGCCGTTACGGCCTGGGAACCCTGCGTGTGTATTCCCTGCCTGCGGCCGTGGATGGGATGCTCCGGGCCGCGGCACACCACCATCAGGAAGGCCGATGA
- a CDS encoding glycosyltransferase family 2 protein has protein sequence MVEGPRKKYLAGICSFNEGDKIRRVLRKFNDYEMYDVLIVDDGSDDNSVDAPAPGLPVTVIRNPKTMGAGYGTRQIMAYAKERGYEAILFVSGNDKDDPADMAKLRKALDDGYDFIQGSRYLPGGRYGQMPFYRIVATRWIHPLFFSLITGKRITDSTNGFRAIRVSLYDDPRIDLSQSWLDAYELEPYLFYKAIRLGYRVTEVPVSKIYPPRKQGYTKMKPFSGWWSILRPLVYLALGIKK, from the coding sequence ATGGTGGAGGGACCGAGAAAAAAATATCTGGCCGGGATCTGCTCTTTCAACGAGGGCGACAAGATCCGCCGAGTCCTCCGGAAATTCAATGATTATGAGATGTATGATGTCTTGATCGTTGACGACGGGTCTGATGACAACTCCGTCGACGCCCCGGCCCCGGGATTGCCGGTCACCGTGATCCGGAATCCCAAGACGATGGGGGCCGGATACGGCACGCGCCAGATCATGGCTTATGCCAAGGAGCGCGGTTATGAGGCGATCCTTTTCGTTTCCGGCAACGACAAAGATGACCCGGCGGACATGGCCAAGTTAAGAAAAGCCCTGGACGACGGGTATGATTTTATCCAGGGGTCGCGGTATTTGCCGGGGGGCCGTTATGGACAGATGCCGTTTTACCGGATCGTGGCGACCCGCTGGATCCACCCGTTGTTCTTTTCGTTGATCACCGGCAAAAGGATCACGGACAGCACCAACGGTTTTCGCGCCATCCGGGTCTCCTTGTACGATGACCCCAGGATTGACCTGAGCCAGAGCTGGCTGGACGCGTATGAGCTGGAGCCGTATCTGTTTTATAAAGCCATCCGCCTCGGGTACCGGGTCACGGAGGTGCCGGTGAGTAAGATTTATCCGCCGCGAAAGCAGGGGTATACCAAGATGAAGCCGTTTTCCGGGTGGTGGAGCATCCTTCGCCCGCTGGTTTATCTGGCGCTCGGGATTAAGAAATAA
- the moaC gene encoding cyclic pyranopterin monophosphate synthase MoaC, with product MQRAQKKTGGMVDVSPKDITRREAVATARVSMTPLAWKAFVSGTSPKGDVLEAARIAGILAAKATPGLIPMCHPLELTSVHVSFEIQKKGRCVDVSARVGCLGRTGVEMEAMTAAAIAALTIYDMMKWADKGMVISDVRLLKKHGGKSGDYHRA from the coding sequence ATGCAAAGAGCGCAGAAAAAAACCGGCGGCATGGTGGATGTCAGCCCAAAAGATATCACTCGGCGGGAAGCGGTGGCAACGGCAAGAGTTTCGATGACGCCATTGGCTTGGAAGGCCTTTGTCAGCGGAACATCTCCCAAGGGAGATGTTCTGGAAGCCGCCCGCATTGCCGGCATCCTCGCTGCCAAGGCCACCCCCGGATTGATCCCTATGTGTCATCCCCTGGAATTGACGAGCGTTCATGTGTCTTTTGAGATCCAGAAGAAAGGGCGTTGCGTGGACGTGTCGGCCAGGGTCGGCTGTCTCGGCCGGACGGGGGTGGAGATGGAAGCCATGACAGCGGCGGCCATTGCGGCCCTCACGATTTATGACATGATGAAATGGGCCGACAAGGGGATGGTGATATCGGACGTCAGGCTTCTGAAAAAGCACGGCGGGAAAAGCGGGGATTACCACAGGGCGTGA
- a CDS encoding peptide chain release factor-like protein gives MIVDTLAVSRAQAQVLKARMQGLSIREEDLEESFVRSSAKGGQNVNKVASCVCLVHRPTGIRVKCQEERSQAANRYRAFRLLLDRVEERRVALHRQAVHQREKLRRQKRRPSPAARAKILEDKRRRAERKQGRRRFSMRDI, from the coding sequence ATGATCGTGGACACGCTGGCAGTCTCCAGGGCTCAGGCCCAGGTTTTAAAAGCGCGGATGCAGGGCTTGTCGATCAGGGAAGAAGACTTGGAAGAATCTTTTGTCCGGTCTTCCGCCAAGGGCGGGCAGAACGTCAATAAAGTTGCCAGCTGTGTGTGCCTGGTTCATCGCCCGACGGGTATTCGGGTAAAATGCCAGGAAGAACGCAGCCAGGCCGCGAACCGTTACCGGGCCTTTCGTCTTTTGCTTGACCGGGTTGAGGAGCGTCGCGTCGCGTTGCATCGCCAGGCCGTGCACCAGAGGGAAAAACTGCGCCGTCAAAAGCGCCGTCCGTCCCCGGCGGCCAGGGCGAAGATCCTGGAAGACAAGCGCCGCCGCGCCGAACGTAAGCAGGGCCGAAGAAGATTTTCTATGAGGGACATCTAA
- a CDS encoding 50S ribosomal protein L11 methyltransferase: protein MASRQVFELNVFPRTKHPIKIELLRAALAPRGFVETTASGSTRFSFYYQSRGAAQAALREIRASGMKCLSGRVKHLAASDWRDKWKKAFVPFKLTDRLDVVPAWRQASYRGRRIPVVIDTVLAFGTGLHETTRFMARLMESRRGTFDSFLDIGTGTGLLAIVASHCGARTVWGVDIDPSSLRVARQNLAANGLRFSRTKAGDFRNIALGRTFDFVAANLVTQDLIAMRREILSAVGQGKYLAVSGVSLGNLTVLRKAFSGLPLRCRAVIKGRKWAAVLYQRR from the coding sequence ATGGCAAGCCGGCAGGTTTTTGAACTGAATGTTTTCCCGCGAACGAAGCACCCCATCAAGATTGAATTGCTAAGGGCGGCCCTGGCGCCCCGTGGTTTTGTCGAAACGACCGCCAGCGGCAGCACCCGGTTTTCTTTTTATTATCAAAGCCGCGGAGCGGCGCAGGCGGCGTTGCGGGAAATCCGGGCCTCCGGAATGAAATGTCTTTCGGGCCGCGTCAAGCACCTGGCCGCGAGCGATTGGCGCGACAAATGGAAGAAGGCTTTTGTCCCTTTTAAGCTGACCGACCGGTTAGACGTTGTTCCGGCCTGGCGTCAGGCTTCGTATCGCGGCCGGCGGATACCGGTTGTGATCGACACGGTCCTGGCGTTCGGGACCGGGCTGCACGAAACCACGCGCTTTATGGCGCGTCTCATGGAGAGCCGCAGAGGGACTTTTGACAGTTTTCTGGATATCGGGACAGGGACCGGGTTATTGGCAATTGTGGCCAGTCATTGCGGGGCGAGGACGGTCTGGGGCGTTGACATTGATCCGTCGAGTCTTCGCGTGGCACGGCAAAACCTTGCGGCCAACGGCCTGCGGTTTTCCAGGACGAAGGCCGGCGATTTCCGGAACATTGCCCTTGGGCGGACATTTGATTTTGTCGCCGCGAATCTCGTGACCCAGGACCTCATTGCAATGCGGCGGGAGATCCTTTCCGCCGTGGGGCAGGGGAAATATCTGGCCGTCTCCGGCGTGTCTCTGGGTAATCTGACGGTTTTGAGGAAGGCTTTTTCCGGCCTGCCTCTGCGCTGCCGGGCCGTGATCAAAGGGCGAAAATGGGCGGCCGTTCTGTATCAGCGGAGATAA
- a CDS encoding cold-shock protein — MVRGKVKWFNNQKGYGFIVPEGGKDIFVHYSMVQGDGYKTLTAGQEVEFEIHQSEKGEQARDVMKV; from the coding sequence ATGGTCAGAGGCAAAGTCAAGTGGTTCAATAATCAGAAGGGGTACGGTTTTATTGTGCCGGAAGGAGGGAAAGATATTTTTGTGCATTATTCCATGGTCCAGGGTGACGGATATAAAACCCTGACCGCCGGACAGGAAGTCGAGTTTGAGATCCACCAGAGCGAGAAGGGCGAGCAGGCCCGTGACGTTATGAAAGTTTAG
- a CDS encoding GGDEF domain-containing protein has protein sequence MKKYETIFEHSPVAILVLDYSPLAALGRQLQAQTVTNIRQYLLEHIDVVKRTYRNIRVLETNRAALQLFGAGNKRELYTGLVKTFSTMAIDILVEQFVALLEGDREFAGEFKCKSAKGKFQDVFLKVSIPGKTGGFQKVIAALQDITIWKRLERELRKRAQLDGLTRLLNHNTIMQRLEEELIRSKRYGLSLSCMMIDLDHFKVINDKFGHPRGDQVLKHVAVMIKNCVRKVDIVGRYGGDEFLIVLPETKSRNARYAAMRIQNMFANKMFRYQRLISFRIALSIGISGYPSRKVKASKDLVALADKAMYDAKKSGRNRIAVV, from the coding sequence ATGAAAAAATACGAAACCATTTTTGAACACTCTCCCGTCGCGATCCTGGTCCTGGACTATTCTCCTCTGGCCGCCCTCGGCCGTCAGCTGCAGGCCCAGACCGTCACGAATATTCGCCAATACCTGCTCGAGCACATTGATGTTGTCAAACGGACCTACCGTAATATCCGGGTCCTGGAGACGAACAGGGCCGCCCTTCAGCTTTTCGGCGCCGGCAACAAGCGCGAACTTTATACAGGCCTTGTCAAAACTTTCAGTACGATGGCGATCGATATCCTGGTTGAGCAGTTTGTCGCCCTTCTGGAGGGCGATAGGGAATTTGCGGGAGAATTCAAATGTAAATCCGCCAAGGGGAAGTTTCAGGATGTCTTTTTGAAGGTTTCCATCCCCGGGAAGACCGGCGGGTTTCAGAAAGTCATCGCGGCCCTGCAGGACATCACGATCTGGAAACGCCTTGAGCGTGAGCTTCGCAAGCGGGCCCAGTTGGACGGCCTCACGCGCCTGCTGAATCACAACACGATTATGCAGCGCCTGGAAGAGGAGTTGATCCGCTCCAAGCGTTACGGCTTGAGCCTGTCCTGCATGATGATCGATCTGGATCATTTTAAAGTGATTAATGACAAATTCGGCCATCCCAGGGGGGACCAGGTCCTCAAGCATGTGGCCGTCATGATCAAAAACTGCGTCCGCAAGGTGGACATCGTCGGGCGTTATGGCGGGGATGAATTTTTGATTGTCCTGCCGGAAACAAAATCGCGGAATGCCAGGTACGCGGCTATGCGCATCCAGAACATGTTTGCCAACAAGATGTTTCGTTATCAGCGTCTGATCTCTTTCCGGATCGCCCTGAGTATCGGCATCAGCGGCTATCCTTCGCGTAAGGTCAAGGCGTCCAAGGATCTTGTGGCCCTGGCCGACAAGGCGATGTATGACGCCAAGAAATCCGGCCGTAATCGCATTGCTGTCGTTTAG